Proteins from a genomic interval of Piscinibacter sp. HJYY11:
- a CDS encoding glycosyltransferase family 9 protein, protein MKLASGPFGRVIVIVTRQIGDVLLTTPLIQAARERWPQAQIDVLGFAGTLGMLRGNPAVHEFIEVPAGSGWRQARQLLPRLWRRYDLALVAEASDRAHLYGWAAAPLRSSLVPQRASISWWKKRLSQHTVTIDDDGTPTVLEKLALLSPWGPPPSTVSVTPPQPQDLPAELQAQLRDAPVVVHVPSMWRYKQWPVKYFADVIQALLARGEQVVLTGAASEVDQAQVAGVRHLGGPPALIDASGKLNLNQVTTLLRRAALYVGPDTSITHLAAATGTPVITMFGPTNPVRWGPWPQGAAAATPWQRKQPHQAARKVILLQAEQDCVACGRAGCEDHRDSRSACLEALTPQRVIDECFRVLDAARKV, encoded by the coding sequence GTGAAGCTTGCGAGCGGCCCTTTCGGCCGCGTCATCGTCATCGTGACGCGCCAGATCGGCGACGTGCTCCTCACCACGCCGCTGATCCAGGCCGCCAGGGAGCGTTGGCCGCAGGCGCAGATCGATGTGCTGGGCTTCGCCGGCACGCTGGGCATGTTGCGTGGCAACCCGGCGGTGCACGAGTTCATCGAGGTGCCGGCCGGCTCGGGCTGGCGGCAGGCTCGCCAGTTGCTGCCGCGCCTCTGGCGCCGCTACGACCTGGCGCTCGTGGCCGAGGCCAGCGACCGCGCGCATCTGTATGGCTGGGCCGCCGCCCCGCTCAGGAGCAGCCTCGTGCCGCAGCGGGCTTCGATCTCATGGTGGAAGAAGCGCCTGAGCCAGCACACGGTCACCATCGACGATGACGGCACGCCCACCGTGCTGGAGAAGCTGGCGCTGCTGTCGCCGTGGGGCCCGCCGCCTTCGACGGTGAGCGTGACGCCCCCTCAGCCACAGGACCTGCCTGCCGAACTGCAGGCCCAGTTGCGCGATGCTCCGGTGGTGGTGCACGTGCCCTCGATGTGGCGCTACAAGCAGTGGCCGGTGAAGTATTTCGCCGACGTGATCCAGGCGCTGCTGGCGCGCGGCGAGCAGGTGGTGCTGACGGGCGCCGCTTCCGAAGTCGACCAGGCGCAGGTGGCCGGCGTGCGCCACCTCGGCGGCCCGCCGGCGCTGATCGACGCGTCGGGCAAGCTGAACCTGAACCAGGTCACCACGCTGCTGCGCCGCGCGGCGCTGTACGTCGGCCCCGATACCTCCATCACCCACCTCGCCGCGGCCACCGGCACGCCGGTGATCACGATGTTCGGGCCGACGAATCCGGTGCGCTGGGGCCCCTGGCCGCAGGGCGCGGCGGCGGCCACACCGTGGCAGCGCAAGCAGCCGCACCAGGCGGCCCGCAAGGTGATCTTGCTGCAGGCCGAGCAGGACTGCGTTGCCTGTGGGCGCGCCGGTTGCGAGGATCACCGCGACAGCCGCAGCGCCTGCCTCGAGGCGCTGACGCCTCAGCGGGTGATCGACGAATGTTTTCGCGTGCTGGACGCGGCTCGGAAAGTCTGA
- the rsfS gene encoding ribosome silencing factor produces the protein MDIRKLQRAIVDGLEDVKGQGILVFDTEHLSPLFERVIIASGTSNRQTKALAASVRDAVKSKGFPVPRTEGEDNGEWIIVDCGSAVVHVMQPAIRDYYHLEEIWGGKPVKLKIDGGPVKLVKASEDDSQPPKKAAAKKAAPAKKAAPAKAPAAKKTAAKTAAKKTAAKKTPAKKPVTGKAAVTRVVGVKKATTTAKKTTASKPAAKKVVAKKPAAKKAAPKKTSTRA, from the coding sequence ATGGACATCCGCAAACTGCAACGCGCCATCGTCGATGGACTGGAAGACGTGAAAGGCCAGGGCATCCTGGTCTTCGACACCGAGCACCTCTCGCCGCTCTTCGAGCGCGTGATCATTGCCTCGGGCACGTCGAACCGACAAACCAAGGCGCTGGCCGCGAGCGTGCGGGATGCCGTCAAGTCCAAGGGCTTTCCGGTGCCGCGTACCGAGGGCGAAGACAACGGCGAATGGATCATCGTCGACTGCGGCTCGGCCGTGGTGCACGTGATGCAGCCGGCCATCCGCGACTACTACCACCTCGAAGAGATCTGGGGCGGCAAGCCGGTCAAGCTCAAGATCGATGGCGGGCCGGTGAAGCTGGTGAAGGCTTCCGAAGACGACTCGCAACCGCCGAAGAAGGCTGCGGCGAAGAAGGCGGCACCTGCCAAGAAGGCCGCTCCCGCGAAGGCGCCTGCTGCGAAGAAGACAGCCGCGAAGACCGCAGCCAAGAAGACCGCCGCCAAGAAGACGCCTGCCAAGAAGCCGGTGACCGGCAAGGCCGCCGTCACCCGCGTGGTGGGCGTGAAGAAGGCCACCACGACGGCGAAGAAGACCACGGCCAGCAAGCCGGCCGCGAAGAAGGTCGTGGCCAAGAAGCCCGCCGCCAAGAAGGCCGCGCCGAAGAAGACCAGCACGCGCGCGTGA
- a CDS encoding DUF6492 family protein: protein MALDFPIVCKTYRGDLRRAQRLLASLQPNNRDKLPVVLIVPNDDLALFRSQLPAGTCDLVSDEAVVAAHPRAAALDLLARYKATPGSKAQQVVKSEAWRLLGCDAYLCTDADTVFLRPFGRTDFLAPAGHPYSHVHESKEYRQLAASRGYRKVEEDFRRESAQLKAMFGRTGPDYDFGPTPVPWSAKVWNALYEQRLAPKNQTLWDAIEQMPSELRWYGESLLAFQSIPLAPIEPLFRVYHHDWHFNALRRLGETEANLVERFIGAVYQSNWQYELDEAGARSAGSRAVRRVKRWLRQFRR from the coding sequence ATGGCCCTCGACTTTCCCATCGTCTGCAAGACCTACCGCGGTGACCTGCGCCGTGCGCAGCGCCTGTTGGCGAGCCTCCAGCCGAACAACCGCGACAAGCTGCCGGTGGTGCTCATCGTGCCGAACGACGACCTGGCACTCTTCCGCAGCCAGCTGCCGGCCGGCACCTGCGACTTGGTGAGTGACGAAGCCGTGGTGGCCGCCCATCCAAGGGCCGCGGCGCTCGACCTGCTGGCACGCTACAAGGCCACCCCGGGCAGCAAGGCGCAGCAAGTGGTCAAGTCCGAAGCCTGGCGACTTCTCGGCTGTGACGCCTACCTCTGCACCGACGCCGACACGGTATTCCTACGCCCCTTCGGCCGAACCGATTTCCTGGCACCCGCCGGCCACCCCTACAGCCATGTACACGAGTCGAAGGAATATCGCCAGCTGGCCGCTTCGCGCGGCTACCGCAAGGTGGAGGAAGACTTCCGTCGCGAGAGCGCCCAGTTGAAGGCGATGTTCGGCCGCACCGGGCCCGACTACGACTTCGGCCCCACGCCCGTGCCGTGGTCGGCCAAAGTCTGGAACGCCCTCTACGAGCAGCGCCTCGCACCGAAAAACCAGACGCTGTGGGACGCCATCGAACAGATGCCGTCCGAGCTGCGCTGGTACGGCGAGTCGCTGCTCGCCTTCCAGAGCATTCCGCTCGCGCCCATCGAGCCGCTCTTTCGCGTCTACCACCACGACTGGCATTTCAACGCCCTGCGCCGCCTGGGCGAGACCGAGGCCAACCTGGTTGAGCGCTTCATCGGCGCCGTCTACCAATCGAACTGGCAGTACGAGCTGGACGAGGCCGGCGCCCGCAGCGCGGGCTCACGCGCGGTGCGGCGCGTCAAGCGCTGGCTGAGGCAGTTCCGCCGCTGA
- the nadD gene encoding nicotinate-nucleotide adenylyltransferase, translating to MKRIGLFGGTFDPVHVAHVALAREALGALALDELRWIPAGQPWQKARQLAAPQHREAMVRLAIEGEPRFVLDRCELKRQGPSFTLDTVRELQAKEPGNDWFLILGQDQYAGLHTWRDWRELLGRVTLAIANRPGVTPEPHPDVRKVPHQMVPLPMMDISSTAIRALAARGEGVTDLVPPAVARYIDQNDLYRGTPRS from the coding sequence ATGAAACGGATCGGCCTGTTCGGCGGGACTTTCGACCCGGTGCATGTGGCGCATGTCGCGCTCGCGCGAGAAGCGCTGGGGGCCCTGGCGCTCGACGAGCTGCGCTGGATCCCGGCCGGCCAGCCGTGGCAGAAGGCGCGACAACTTGCGGCGCCGCAGCACCGCGAGGCGATGGTGCGCCTGGCCATCGAGGGTGAGCCGCGCTTCGTGCTTGACCGCTGCGAGTTGAAGCGGCAGGGCCCGAGCTTCACGCTCGACACCGTGCGCGAGCTGCAGGCCAAGGAGCCCGGCAACGACTGGTTCCTCATCCTCGGGCAGGACCAGTACGCCGGCCTTCACACCTGGCGTGACTGGCGCGAGCTGCTCGGCCGCGTGACGCTCGCCATCGCCAATCGCCCGGGCGTCACGCCCGAGCCGCACCCCGACGTGCGCAAGGTGCCGCACCAGATGGTGCCGCTGCCGATGATGGACATTTCATCCACCGCGATCCGTGCCCTGGCCGCACGGGGCGAAGGGGTCACCGATCTGGTGCCTCCCGCAGTCGCACGCTATATTGACCAGAACGACCTCTACCGAGGCACCCCCAGGAGCTGA
- a CDS encoding nucleoside triphosphate pyrophosphatase produces the protein MSHDFIYLASQSPRRRQLLEQIGVRHELLLPGPEEDAEALEAERHGELPRDYVERVTRAKLAAAVKRLKARGLAAAPVLCSDTTVALGRRILGKPTDAADAANTLSLLSGRTHRVITAVAVAAGRSSALEVNVSHVRFAELTAAQIDAYVASKEPFGKAGAYAIQSAAASWIAHIDGSYSGIMGLPLYETAQLLRQAHVRF, from the coding sequence ATGAGCCACGACTTCATCTACCTCGCCTCGCAGAGCCCACGACGCCGCCAGTTGCTCGAGCAGATCGGGGTGCGCCATGAGTTGCTGCTGCCCGGCCCCGAGGAAGATGCCGAAGCGCTGGAAGCCGAACGGCATGGTGAGCTGCCGCGCGACTACGTCGAACGCGTGACCCGCGCCAAGCTCGCGGCCGCCGTCAAGCGCCTGAAGGCCAGGGGCCTGGCCGCCGCACCGGTGCTGTGCTCCGACACCACGGTCGCGCTCGGCCGCCGCATCCTCGGCAAGCCGACCGACGCGGCCGATGCGGCGAACACGCTCTCGCTCCTGTCCGGCCGCACCCACCGGGTGATCACGGCCGTCGCCGTGGCAGCTGGCCGGAGTTCGGCATTGGAGGTCAACGTTTCGCACGTCCGCTTCGCCGAACTCACCGCCGCCCAGATCGACGCCTACGTGGCCAGCAAGGAGCCTTTCGGCAAGGCCGGCGCCTATGCGATCCAGAGCGCCGCTGCCTCCTGGATCGCCCATATCGACGGAAGCTACTCCGGTATCATGGGTTTGCCTCTGTACGAGACGGCGCAACTGCTGAGACAAGCGCACGTGCGGTTCTGA
- the rlmH gene encoding 23S rRNA (pseudouridine(1915)-N(3))-methyltransferase RlmH gives MKLFLVAVGQRQPAWADTAYEDFAKRFPPEMRLELKAVKAETRGSKTAAQLMAAEATRIEAALPKGVRRIVLDERGDRATTVQLAARMEGWQRDGRDAAILIGGPDGLDPALKQTADETLRLSDLTLPHAFVRVLVAEALYRAWTVMVNHPYHRE, from the coding sequence GTGAAGCTCTTCCTGGTCGCCGTCGGCCAGCGGCAGCCCGCGTGGGCCGACACGGCCTACGAGGATTTCGCCAAGCGCTTTCCGCCGGAGATGCGCCTCGAGCTGAAGGCGGTGAAGGCCGAGACGCGTGGCAGCAAGACCGCTGCGCAGCTGATGGCCGCCGAGGCCACGCGCATCGAGGCGGCCTTGCCGAAGGGCGTGCGCCGCATCGTGCTCGACGAGCGCGGCGACCGTGCCACCACCGTGCAACTGGCGGCGCGCATGGAGGGATGGCAACGCGACGGGCGTGATGCAGCCATCCTCATCGGGGGCCCCGATGGGCTCGACCCTGCGCTCAAGCAGACGGCCGACGAGACGCTGCGCCTGTCCGACCTCACCTTGCCGCATGCCTTCGTGCGCGTGCTCGTGGCCGAGGCGCTGTACCGGGCGTGGACGGTGATGGTCAACCATCCCTATCACCGCGAATGA
- the purD gene encoding phosphoribosylamine--glycine ligase, with the protein MKVLVIGSGGREHAIAWKLAQSPKLQTVYVAPGNGGTALSPHLKNVAITDIKALADFAVTEKIALTVVGPEVPLAAGVVDEFRSRGLRIFGPTKAAAQLESSKAFSKDFMKRHNIPTAAYETFADLKAAHAYVDKMGAPIVVKADGLAAGKGVVVATTLEEAHQAVDWMLADNKLGVQHNEGGARVVIEQFLQGEEASFIVLCDGKNVLPLQTSQDHKRLQDNDQGPNTGGMGTYSPAPVVTPNVHAKAMHEIILPTIEGMAKDGIPFTGFLYAGLMIDEHGVPRTLEFNTRLGDPETQPIMMRLKSDLFDVLMAGTDGTLDQVELQWDRRAALCVVMAAAGYPLDPRKGDAITGLPAEAPDAVVFHAGTALKDGAPVTSGGRVLGVTALGDSVKMAQHRAYEVLQGIRFDGAQFRRDIGHRAIKR; encoded by the coding sequence ATGAAGGTCCTCGTGATCGGCTCCGGCGGCCGCGAGCACGCCATCGCCTGGAAGCTCGCACAGTCGCCCAAGCTGCAGACCGTCTATGTGGCGCCCGGCAACGGTGGCACGGCGCTCAGCCCGCACCTGAAGAACGTCGCCATCACGGACATCAAGGCGCTGGCCGACTTCGCCGTCACCGAGAAGATCGCACTCACGGTCGTCGGCCCCGAAGTGCCGCTCGCCGCGGGGGTGGTCGACGAGTTCCGCTCACGCGGCCTGCGCATCTTTGGGCCGACCAAGGCCGCGGCGCAGCTCGAGAGCTCGAAGGCCTTCTCGAAGGACTTCATGAAGCGGCACAACATCCCGACCGCCGCCTACGAGACCTTTGCCGACCTCAAGGCGGCCCACGCCTACGTCGACAAGATGGGCGCGCCCATCGTCGTGAAGGCCGATGGCCTCGCAGCCGGCAAGGGCGTGGTGGTCGCGACCACGCTCGAGGAAGCACATCAAGCCGTCGACTGGATGCTCGCCGACAACAAGCTCGGCGTGCAGCACAACGAAGGCGGCGCCCGCGTCGTCATCGAGCAATTCCTGCAGGGCGAGGAAGCGAGCTTCATCGTGCTGTGCGACGGCAAGAACGTGCTGCCGCTGCAGACCAGCCAGGACCACAAGCGCCTGCAGGACAACGACCAAGGCCCCAACACCGGCGGCATGGGCACCTACTCGCCCGCACCGGTCGTCACGCCCAACGTGCATGCCAAGGCGATGCACGAGATCATCCTGCCGACCATCGAAGGCATGGCGAAGGACGGCATCCCGTTCACCGGCTTCCTCTATGCAGGCCTGATGATCGACGAGCACGGCGTGCCGCGCACGCTCGAGTTCAACACCCGCCTGGGCGACCCCGAGACGCAGCCGATCATGATGCGTTTGAAGAGCGACCTCTTCGACGTGCTGATGGCCGGCACCGACGGCACGCTCGACCAGGTCGAGTTGCAGTGGGACCGCCGCGCCGCGCTGTGCGTGGTGATGGCCGCGGCCGGCTACCCGCTCGACCCGCGCAAGGGCGATGCGATCACCGGCCTGCCGGCCGAGGCGCCCGATGCGGTGGTGTTCCATGCCGGCACCGCGCTGAAGGATGGCGCACCGGTCACCTCGGGCGGCCGCGTGCTGGGCGTCACCGCGCTCGGCGATTCGGTCAAGATGGCGCAGCACCGGGCTTACGAGGTGCTGCAGGGCATTCGCTTCGACGGCGCCCAGTTCCGGCGCGACATCGGCCACCGGGCCATCAAGCGCTGA
- a CDS encoding glycosyltransferase family A protein has translation MSYLLPSRLTVVAQAGGVLERFWAAYSAGPHAVKELPSTLTAVVAGASAEAGVREAFAQTEGVVLLLTDIEDAQRLAVQLKLRRRQPSVVMRWWDRPANLKPTYRDRLVFNRYTGINFMTSRADLEANVRPPRGGLVVDNPVLLDQPAALGEDSWHKTMRHTLLALTQPTRTDIFGIAKRNHGAIQLTLATHFYCNQDNIDTVTSWLRDFTTLPAEVLDQIQFLIVDDGSPLKYDIPDVDLNLTWVRIDQDIRWNQAGARNAAMLHARAENVVITDVDHAFPEHTVRWLLDHPIKRRRFYKFWRKMPDGSLIKGHPNIFYLARSRFFQLFGTDEEFAGAYGAEDYRFVKNFKNHGTVQSHLPKEVFCIERQLDREKSYHSLVRDLSFNTGVDTRKRLEIDHFGANYGHSRHNYNFTQTVLLDRMRTPTRMPPLDRGWRQRWWLRQFASLLCSR, from the coding sequence ATGTCTTACCTCTTGCCTTCCCGCCTGACCGTGGTTGCCCAAGCCGGCGGGGTGTTGGAGCGCTTCTGGGCGGCTTACTCCGCCGGCCCGCACGCGGTGAAGGAACTCCCGTCCACGCTGACCGCGGTCGTGGCAGGTGCTTCGGCTGAGGCTGGGGTGCGCGAGGCGTTTGCGCAAACCGAGGGCGTGGTGCTGCTGCTGACCGACATCGAGGATGCCCAGCGCCTGGCCGTGCAGCTCAAGCTTCGCCGGCGCCAGCCCAGCGTCGTGATGCGCTGGTGGGACCGGCCTGCCAACCTGAAGCCGACCTACCGCGACCGCCTGGTCTTCAACCGCTACACCGGCATCAACTTCATGACGAGCCGGGCCGACCTCGAAGCCAACGTGCGCCCGCCCCGGGGCGGCCTGGTGGTCGACAACCCGGTGCTGCTCGACCAGCCCGCTGCGCTCGGTGAAGATTCGTGGCACAAGACCATGCGCCACACGCTGCTGGCCCTCACGCAGCCCACGCGTACCGACATCTTCGGCATCGCCAAGCGCAACCACGGTGCCATCCAGCTCACGCTGGCCACGCATTTCTATTGCAACCAGGACAACATCGATACCGTGACCAGCTGGCTGCGTGACTTCACCACGCTGCCCGCCGAGGTGCTGGACCAGATCCAGTTCTTGATCGTCGACGACGGCTCGCCGCTGAAGTACGACATTCCCGATGTCGACCTCAACCTGACCTGGGTGCGCATCGACCAGGACATCCGCTGGAACCAGGCCGGCGCTCGCAACGCGGCGATGCTGCACGCGCGCGCCGAGAACGTGGTGATCACCGACGTGGACCACGCCTTCCCGGAGCACACGGTGCGCTGGCTGCTCGACCACCCGATCAAACGCCGCCGCTTCTACAAGTTCTGGCGCAAGATGCCCGACGGCTCGTTGATCAAGGGCCACCCCAACATCTTCTACCTCGCCCGTTCGCGCTTCTTCCAGCTCTTCGGCACCGATGAAGAGTTCGCCGGGGCCTACGGCGCCGAGGACTACCGCTTCGTCAAGAACTTCAAGAACCACGGCACGGTGCAGTCGCACCTGCCGAAAGAGGTGTTCTGCATCGAACGCCAGCTCGACCGCGAGAAGTCATACCACTCGCTCGTGCGCGACCTGAGCTTCAACACCGGGGTGGACACGCGCAAGCGCCTCGAGATCGACCACTTCGGCGCCAACTACGGCCACAGCCGCCACAACTACAACTTCACGCAGACGGTGCTGCTCGACCGCATGCGCACGCCGACGCGCATGCCGCCGCTCGACCGCGGCTGGCGCCAGCGCTGGTGGCTGCGGCAGTTCGCGAGCCTGCTCTGCTCGCGTTAG
- the rng gene encoding ribonuclease G, producing MQDILINWAPQETRVAVVENGAVQDLYVERTLERGLVGNIYAGRVARVLPGMQSAFIDIGLERAAFLHVADVHVNGGNGNRNDSAPPTPIERLVFEGQTLMVQVIKDPIGTKGARLSTQISIAGRMLVFLPQDDHIGISQKIGSHELREQLRTRMNALAGKPEDGSPYNGGGFILRTNAEDATDEELGDDIAYLRKTWGAIREKSFKSPAGTLLHQDLSLVERVLRDLANDSTQSIRIDSRMQYDQLVAFGTEFTPGSVDKLLHYKGERPIFDLYNIDEEIERALARRVDLKSGGYLIIDQTEALTTIDVNTGGYVGARNFDDTIFKTNLEATQAIARQLRLRNLGGIIIIDFIDMTREEHQSQVLAELRKQLARDRTKITVSGFTQLGLVEMTRKRTRESLAHMLCEPCPTCEGKGQVKTPRSVCYDILREILREARQFNPREFRVVAAPAVVEMLLDEESQHLAGLSDFIGKPISLTAESSGSPEAYDIVLM from the coding sequence ATGCAAGACATCCTCATCAACTGGGCGCCCCAGGAGACCCGCGTTGCGGTCGTCGAGAACGGCGCGGTGCAAGACCTCTACGTCGAGCGCACGCTGGAGCGGGGCCTGGTGGGCAACATCTACGCCGGCCGCGTGGCGCGAGTGCTCCCCGGCATGCAGTCGGCCTTCATCGACATCGGCCTGGAGCGTGCCGCTTTCCTGCACGTGGCCGATGTGCATGTGAACGGCGGCAACGGCAACCGCAACGATTCCGCGCCTCCCACCCCCATCGAGCGCCTCGTCTTCGAGGGCCAGACGTTGATGGTGCAGGTCATCAAGGACCCGATCGGCACCAAGGGTGCGCGGCTCTCGACGCAGATCAGCATCGCCGGCCGCATGCTCGTCTTCCTGCCGCAGGACGACCACATCGGCATCTCGCAGAAGATCGGTTCGCACGAGCTGCGCGAGCAGCTGCGCACGCGCATGAATGCGCTCGCGGGCAAGCCCGAAGACGGCAGCCCCTACAACGGCGGTGGCTTCATCCTGCGTACCAACGCCGAAGACGCGACCGACGAGGAGCTGGGCGACGACATCGCCTACCTGCGCAAGACCTGGGGCGCGATCCGCGAGAAGAGCTTCAAGTCGCCCGCGGGCACGCTGCTGCACCAGGACCTGAGTCTCGTCGAGCGTGTGCTGCGCGACCTGGCCAACGACAGCACGCAGTCGATCCGCATCGACTCGCGCATGCAGTACGACCAGCTCGTGGCCTTTGGCACCGAGTTCACGCCGGGTTCTGTCGACAAGCTGCTGCACTACAAGGGCGAGCGGCCCATCTTCGACCTGTACAACATCGACGAAGAGATCGAGCGCGCGCTGGCCCGCCGTGTCGACCTGAAGTCGGGCGGCTACCTCATCATCGACCAGACTGAGGCGCTGACGACCATCGACGTCAACACCGGCGGCTACGTCGGCGCGCGCAACTTCGATGACACGATCTTCAAGACGAATCTCGAAGCGACGCAGGCCATCGCGCGCCAGCTGCGCCTGCGCAACCTCGGCGGCATCATCATCATCGACTTCATCGACATGACGCGCGAGGAGCACCAGTCGCAGGTGCTGGCCGAGCTGCGCAAGCAATTGGCCCGCGACCGCACCAAGATCACGGTGAGCGGCTTCACCCAGCTCGGCCTGGTGGAGATGACGCGCAAGCGCACGCGCGAGTCGCTCGCCCACATGCTGTGCGAGCCGTGCCCTACCTGCGAAGGCAAGGGCCAGGTGAAGACGCCGCGCAGCGTGTGCTACGACATCCTGCGCGAGATCCTGCGCGAGGCGCGGCAGTTCAACCCGCGCGAATTCCGCGTGGTCGCGGCGCCGGCGGTGGTGGAGATGCTGCTCGATGAAGAAAGCCAGCACTTGGCCGGGCTGTCCGACTTCATCGGCAAGCCGATCTCGCTCACGGCCGAGAGCAGCGGGTCGCCCGAGGCCTACGACATCGTGCTGATGTAG
- a CDS encoding YebC/PmpR family DNA-binding transcriptional regulator, translating to MAGHSKWANIQHRKGRQDEKRGKIWTRIIREIMVAARQGGGDPNMNPRLRLAIDKAKAANMPADTIKKNVDKATGNLEGVSYEEIRYEGYGIGGAAIIVDCMTDNRVRTVAEVRHAFSKYGGNLGTEGSVAFQFKHCGQLLFAPGTSEDKVMEVALEAGADDVVTHDDGSLEVLSSPHDFESVKKALEAAGLKPEIAEVTMRAENTIDLTGEDAQRMQKLLDVLEDLDDAQEVYHNAVVHA from the coding sequence ATGGCCGGACATTCCAAATGGGCCAACATCCAGCATCGCAAAGGCCGCCAGGACGAGAAGCGCGGCAAGATCTGGACCCGCATCATTCGTGAAATCATGGTCGCGGCCCGCCAGGGCGGCGGCGACCCCAACATGAACCCGCGGCTGCGCCTGGCCATCGACAAGGCCAAGGCCGCCAACATGCCGGCCGACACGATCAAGAAAAACGTCGACAAGGCGACCGGCAACCTCGAAGGCGTGAGCTACGAGGAGATCCGCTACGAGGGCTACGGCATCGGCGGCGCCGCCATCATCGTCGACTGCATGACCGACAACCGCGTGCGCACCGTCGCCGAAGTGCGGCATGCGTTCAGCAAGTACGGCGGCAACCTCGGCACCGAAGGCTCGGTGGCCTTCCAGTTCAAGCACTGCGGCCAGCTCTTGTTCGCACCCGGCACCAGCGAAGACAAGGTGATGGAAGTCGCGCTCGAAGCCGGTGCCGACGACGTGGTGACCCACGACGACGGCTCGCTCGAGGTGCTGAGCTCGCCGCACGACTTCGAATCGGTGAAGAAAGCGCTCGAGGCCGCCGGCCTCAAGCCGGAGATCGCCGAAGTGACGATGCGCGCCGAGAACACCATCGACCTGACCGGCGAAGACGCCCAGCGCATGCAGAAGCTGCTCGACGTGCTGGAAGACCTCGACGATGCGCAAGAGGTCTATCACAACGCGGTGGTGCACGCATGA
- the hemF gene encoding oxygen-dependent coproporphyrinogen oxidase produces MRTEDVRAYLLALQDRILSTMEAEGGDRFVSDSWVRPAGERLQGDGLSRLVEGGALFERGGCNFSHVKGPAMPPSATAHRPELAGAPFEAMGVSLVFHPRNPYVPTVHMNVRMFAALPVGREPVVWFGGGMDLTPYYGFEEDARHFHRVNRDALAPFGDDKYPRFKQWCDEYFFLKHRNEPRGIGGVFFDDFAEGGFDLSFALMRAVGDAFLAAYLPIVQRRKGLAYGERERDFQTYRRGRYVEFNLVFDRGTLFGLQSGGRTESILMSMPPVVTWRYNWSPEAGTPEAKLYDFLRPRDWASE; encoded by the coding sequence ATGCGCACCGAGGACGTTCGCGCCTACCTGCTCGCGCTGCAGGACCGCATCCTGAGCACGATGGAGGCCGAAGGCGGCGACCGTTTCGTGAGCGACAGCTGGGTGCGTCCGGCGGGCGAGCGACTGCAGGGCGACGGGCTGTCGCGGCTGGTCGAAGGCGGGGCGTTGTTCGAGCGGGGAGGCTGCAACTTCTCGCACGTGAAGGGCCCCGCGATGCCCCCCTCCGCCACGGCCCATCGGCCCGAACTTGCGGGCGCGCCGTTCGAGGCGATGGGTGTGTCGCTCGTCTTCCACCCGCGCAACCCGTATGTGCCGACGGTGCACATGAACGTCCGCATGTTTGCGGCGCTGCCGGTGGGCCGCGAGCCGGTCGTGTGGTTCGGCGGCGGCATGGACCTCACGCCTTACTACGGCTTCGAGGAAGACGCGCGCCACTTCCACCGCGTGAACCGCGACGCGCTGGCACCTTTCGGCGACGACAAGTACCCGCGTTTCAAGCAGTGGTGCGACGAGTATTTCTTCCTCAAGCACCGCAACGAGCCGCGCGGCATCGGCGGTGTGTTCTTCGATGACTTTGCCGAAGGCGGCTTCGACCTAAGCTTCGCGCTGATGCGCGCCGTGGGCGATGCCTTCCTGGCCGCCTACCTGCCCATCGTGCAGCGGCGCAAGGGCCTGGCCTATGGCGAGCGCGAGCGTGATTTCCAGACCTACCGGCGCGGCCGCTATGTCGAATTCAACCTCGTGTTCGATCGCGGCACCCTGTTCGGCCTGCAATCGGGCGGGCGCACCGAGAGCATTCTGATGTCGATGCCGCCGGTGGTGACGTGGCGCTACAACTGGTCGCCCGAGGCAGGCACCCCCGAGGCCAAGCTCTACGATTTCCTGCGGCCCCGCGATTGGGCCTCTGAATGA